In Pieris brassicae chromosome 8, ilPieBrab1.1, whole genome shotgun sequence, the DNA window tgtacttttttacaaaataatattgattaaaaatttgttcGCGTAACGTGAAAATTTCTTCATAATTTTTCCCactgaaataaatgaaactgaTCCGtagaaaaatcttattataCTCACCTCTAACAAATTACCACTTTCGTGTTTGCGTTTGTAAAAAATCCAGATTAACACAtcactattttaaaacataaattatcacTACACATGTTCACTTTGTCATAATTAGTGCGGTGTCATATAATTAAGTATCAAATAAAACCGGTTTTTAACATAGCGACAAATGCGTTCCACCTTCGATCATTCAGGCTAAAGTGAGGCGAGCTGTAGCCTACAGGAAGACCTCGGCCAGGAGTCGTTGAGCGccataaatagaaataaaggAACATCTCCTCTCTCCGTCCATTGCCTTCCAGAACCACAAGAACGAACGGGATGGTTATATTGCGCATCCAAACCCGGATTACGAATTTTCCCGAGGTTACCCGACTCTCGTATCATTGGAAAAAGCTCAATGGTTTTAAGACGATACGAATCatacatttcatttttaaaggaCAATAATGCTAGACGtagaaatgtaataaattatctttttatatgGTAGAATTTTCACAAGTTCGctttctatttataaagtattgaTCGAGATATGAACTGAATCTCgtaccatatataaatagtagcAATATGTTTAAGATTTCGACGTATGTAGACGTTAAAAGTTCGTAGATAATTCGTAGCTTGTAGATGATGGCTACAAACTTTTCAGATTTGACCTAGCTGAAACATTCTACTTTAAGTTCGTAGATTACAGAATGCTGTTAAGATAAAGAATTCTTCTAAATTCATAAACATAttcttttaaactaaaataggtGTCTAAACTTTGCGTGAAAGTTACTGTCTAAAACAGCCAACCATTTCTCATAATTTAGACATTTCTGTGGTACTCACCTCGTCAAAAAATTGTGCTTGTTTGTTAGCTACTTCCTCGTATTCCAGGGTAGCGTGGGTGATCGTTTTTAATGCCAGACAAGTTTTCACGAGTAGGCCGTCTAGGTccatgttttttaaattgaataacaaAATACTAATGTAATAACGAGGAAAATAGGAAGAATTTACACcatttatattagaaaataaaatgttgtatttcgaaattatatttattaatcgtgttcttcatctcctatattccatcctgttcaaccctaaaacgccttcctatctcaaaaatgatttcaattttttgggagcccataactatagcttacgcttttccgaaaactatacccttgaaatcccatctcataactcctcctttcttggcgattcctttaaggtctccgcagttaggctatggaattcacttcccgtccctattcgcttagctccttctttatcttcctttaaatttcttctgtacaaacattacctgtccacatcgtatccctaactttcttactaactactaactgacgtgagacttatcttaaattatcatgatttatgtgtctttttactttctatctttaatattctattcctgtttagtttttgttttaataacggtgtattacatgtatttttgcacttgcctatcttatttaatacatttcttttttctttactcacagtggttgcctggaagagatcgctcgtaagcgataaggccgccagttgccctccttttgatttaattatgttaattttaatttttattttgtagtgtaacgaagtgtaaataaataaatatatttctgataCTTTCATAATTTTGTATCCGTAACTTTAACATTCGTGATGTACGGGTCTTTATATAGTGTAATCTTCCGTTCTAGCAATACCATTCCGTCAATTACTACGGTTGGTAATAAGTGGTAAAATATACAGTCAGAGCAATGCTATCGCTCAAAATCTTGGACGGAAATATGCTCTTTCTGGAGAAGACGACGAAGAGTTAGAGATTGATCTAAATATAGACAATTTCACTGAATTACGTACAGGTTAGCCATTGCCTTTAGGTGTTTTAAGTTATGTcctgtttaaattaaaatatacaaaatacaaaaacaatctAAGTTgtcaaaatatacattaattacttaaatccGTGTAAACTGtgacttaaattattacttatgatataataatgaGGTTTTGtggtttatttttcaattttttctaaatattgaCACATGTTGCTTCACAAGTACTAACGCTTATTAGCCGTGCACTGTGGTTTCGACCGCGTTAATTCGGTCGTagcattattttgttatagcTTAAGTTTTCCTCATTCAATATACTACTCACCATTTAAAGTCTACATTAGAGATTTTTCAGTTTTATCccttattcatatattttgggATAATTCCTGCAGACCTGCCAATACCGAACATAACAATTAATCCAATTTGGTGCCCTCGTTCTAAAGTTATGGGCGTACATACATTCATACATCAATCAACATTAGTCACACATGTTGGCACAAGCCAGTGTAGTATTCATCCATGTTATCATTGGATTAGACAGCTTGAGGCTGCGTAATATCCTTTTCATCACCTCAATGGTACCACAGTCGGCTCAAAggccaaatattttataatcccTTGTACGATAAATTCGTTGTTTTTTCCTCgttaatgtttttctttatttaatggtTATTACTTACGAACTGATTAAACTTCTGTTTAATTTACTTAGAGCCCCGAAAAGCAAGTTTgctttaaatgttattaaaagcagttttatttagtttcgGCGGACTTATACTATAAAGAAGATTCAGAGATGAGAAGTAAACTGTTAGATAAACTAAGTTCTagataaactaattaaatttacattattatataatcaggtatagattataaaaaaaaacttctagGCAAacgttttatgtttaaatattctgTCAAATCAAATTCTGAAATCGCTGATTCGAAccacggctgtgcaccaatacaCTTTACTATGTCCATGATTTATTCTGTAAAGTAAACTTCATAACATCTTTACTATTAACGTTCATAGATGTTAAGTTACCTgcatgaatatatattttttttgcaatgAATTTCACAAAAAAGGGTTCAactttacatgaattacaatctagtctatgcaataattatggctaataagtaatattttgttgacttaattttctacaatagtaataaatagcgTTCTGTAATAtttgacactatgttcgtgtgtccGAGTTACCGCACTTGCAATTATATTCACTACACTAGGTGTATTGACTCAAAAAgtttagttctctttaggCGTCTATTTTCTGTCGTGTCAAAAAGTTGGTTGCCTCAGCATTCACATGGCTATGTAGCCTGTTTAAGTGAGCTAATGCAAACCGTTTCGCCGTATTTAGGACTGTATCCACATTAAGATCCTTGTGGatactttcatttttaatgCACCATGCATTGACAATGTCCCGAAGAACCTTGATCTGAAAACGTTGTAGTCTTTCTAAATTGCTTTTCACTGTACAGCTCCAAAGCTGAATGCCATATGTCCACACACGCATTATCACTTGTTTATAAAGGAGCAATTTGTTATGTATTGACAGGAGCGATTGCCTTCCTATTAGCCAATACATTTGTTTGTATCTTATATCTCATCTCTTTTTTTTTCACGTGTTCTTTGCATCGCAATTAAGCATCCAGCGTCATTCCCCGGTATTTAACGGGTTTAgcatataaaatttttgtatcGGTGATAAATAATGATATGTACTGTATGGCtcgattaaaaaaatcgacaTGAACATATTTAGAATGGTTCAGCTTTATTCGccactttaattaaaattaatggcAATTTGTGTCATTTCAATAGCTTTTGCCTAATTTTCACTGGTAGACATTATTGCAGTATCTTCAGAAAATGTAGCTATAGTACTATTTTGGGGTTGTGTAATGTCACATGTGTGGTGTGTCTTGTGGTCCCGCATTGATTTCCATCAGTTGTGAGTACGAATCTTCGCATCTCACCCTAAACATTCGGTTTTCTATATAAGAGTCtagtatatttgaaaattgccgaggtaaaatatacttatactAAGTACTTATACAACTTATAAAATCAAACCTTAGTGCTTCGTGCCAGTCTTTGTCAAAAGCTTGTGGGATATCAAGAAATATAGTCGTACAAACTTTTTTCCCTTGAAGTGCCTGCTCTATGATATTAGTGATCCTATGAACTTGATCAATAGTCGAGTGTTTTTTCTCTAAATCTAAATTGATCGTTAGGTATAAGGTTTCTATCTTCTAATATTGCCTTAAGCCTTTTTAGTAATAATCTTTCGAATAATTCGGACATTTTAGGGAGTACGAATATAGGTCTATATGAATTTGTCTCGTGGTGGTTTCCCTGGTTTTGGGATCGTGATGACAGCTATTTTCCATAATCCTGGAATATATCTTAGCCTAAAAGAAGCGTTAatgatatttgttaattttacaattcCCTTTCTAGGCAAATATCTTAAGACATTTCCTGTTATTAAATCATACCCTGGAGATTTTTTGGGAtccaaatttttgtatattttacctatatgaataaagttatattgagTTTGACTTTAAGTGTAGTGTATACGTCAGGCGCAGAAGGAATCACCTAATTGACATACAGAAACAGATACACAATTCTTAACGCTTAAgtcactaggctaacactgcgtggtttttttttaaagagaaaaaCCAACTCTATTATAAACATCTTTAGCTTGAGCAGCGAGTGATAACATTCTGAAGCTTTGGAAAAACTAATTACAatcatttttcataatatacaccATGCCTCAGTatcagttaatatattatatcttctCAGTTGACGTGGGGCGACTGTGTTCACAGGTGTATTTGATTGcagaagaaatatattaaatttaccaGACATAGAAGTCACATCCAAGAATTAAAAACCAGatagataatatacaaaatcggATACGTAAATAGATacagttttcttttaaattcgAGGTTAGAATACCTCTATTAATACTCTAACCGTCTACTTGACTTAGTGGGGAATGTAATTAACCAGTATTACTTATcgtaatatgaataaaacagAGGTAGAAATGTAATGgcgaaaaatataattatgactaatgttaatgtttttttttaaatattaaaacagtaatgtttcatcaaaatcatttattatataatcactttataaaaattacaaaaacggTTGTTGATTTAAAACAGTTATTGTTAACAATGCAAGtgtaataacttatatatatatatatatgtgttccatattgtgtataataataatgaaagtgtttattattatttgctaaTGTGTCTGTTACCTTCATGGCCTAGTTGGTAACAAACAGTCCACATAGTAGAGGTCTACAGTTTGATTATAAGCAAAACATTGTAGGTTGAAAGATTGTCAGCTATTGGATTGCTATTCAACAACAGGCACAATAATCAGTCTGCACAACTTGGGTgcaactaaaactaaatattacattGTAATATACAAAGGCAGTAATCGGACGGAATTTGTACCAAACTCTTAAACATTCCtagaaatattagaaaaaaacataatggtcttattaattatgtacatatacataataattactcTTATAATTATTGGACGAAATAAGTAGtggtaatgtaaatatttagtctaacttaaataaaaaggttctCAATTATTTGAGAttctcattaataaaaaaaaacacctatAATCAAGTAAACATCTTCCAAAACTAACTGCTTTAATAGCActcatttatgttattaaaactaaatttattgatCAAGAAAAGTAGATCAATATgcaaattattaatgaaatcacAGGTAACAAAGATGACGTAATACCACTTGTTCCATTACATTCATCAGATGAGCAATAGCAGTCTTCCCAATAAACTCCATTATCATATACACCCCAGTTACATACACCAGTTACTCCGGTCTCAGCAACTGAAGCACACCGGCGTATCACCTGTCTCCATCTACCATCCCCTGAAATtatgtaagtaattattaaaatttgttttttttttaagaacaggtttgaatgtttaattcattatataattatatacattgcttattttttaataattaactaattattatgaaaacacAGACTTTCACAATTATactgataattaaaaacataaatggcAAGTTGGCATAAGTTATAACactttataaagatataataactgttaaaaaaaatatttatggtttGATACTATTTATGTAAACTTCTAACCTACATAGGCTTCTGGAGTTtgactatttaaataatggcaGGCAACACTTGTCACATGTGAAGAAAgaaaagttttagtttagaatattAGAATacctgtttaaattttatataaaaatattgttttctatttatttgtttgtacttCTCTATTAGACACGGACAATGTAACTTCTTAGTGATATTTAAACCAAAATTGtgaatatgttatatatatatacatatttatattaaacatgaaGAAAGTGTTTTGTACTACCCCTCGCCTCCAGAGCTGTCCCCTCAAAATTAGAAACCTCCAACAgcttctaaatatataaggtAATGAGCCAGTAGCGATTGTATCATAGGCATACAATATAACTTACTGTTATAAAACAGTAAGTTGTGTGTATGAGTAGTAAGCACTACTAATTAATTACTCATCAGGTAGTCATCATTAAATAGTCTGTGGTTTATTTTTCAGTATTTAGGAAGCATTACTCccaagtttattaaaatatttgattattatgaAATGGACTTATATGAaacataatacttttattcaaCAGTATAAACAATagtgtaaaacattttttttaaatattgtaaactacaatatattatattacactgtgcaatctaattaatttaaaagtcaaTATAATTAGAATGGAAAgagaatgtattaaaaaatttactagTTGTTGGCTCTTTAGAAGTAGTTGGTTTTGGGTGTGGCTTTTGGCGTAActgctttttaaaatataggtaaCTTACAAATGAACCCTTTCGGGCCTTGGTGAGTTCGTTTCATACAAAACGAGCCAGGCATGTGAGATTCATCACTGTTGCATTCCACAGCTATGTGGCTATCAGtatcaaactttttataagCCCCACAAGTATCTTCCTTAAGGTTTTGGGAAGAAGCACACTGATAACATCTTACGCATAAAACTGAAAagaatttaaagtttttaatcttatactgtaaaacaatcactttcgttaatagttttaaaaactttaatctCATTGAATTACCTGCTGCAGGTAAACTGCACACGATGATAGTTAATATTGTGCTTTTTAACATCATTCAGTATTCTTCGATTATACTTAATgatgtaataaattgtttttggtCAACTGAAATCGATCACAAATAAAGGAATTTCACTTaacgtttaaaaaatttgaaattgtttgGCTGCTCTtgtagaatttaattattaaacacgaACTTAATGTTAATAGTCAATTGTTTTGAATCAAGGCCCAAGCAGTGCTTCCAGATCCCAAAAGTATAATGACAGTGTTGTCagctaaaaaatatagtagttTCTTAAAACAATACAGCCGATTTCAATATCGATTACAGTAaaagtttgtttaaatattaaaagaaaaataagctGCTGtatgaatgtattttttaaaacatattattgtgagttattctaaaataatttcctCATGATTCCGATAAatcatttcattaaattaagtgGGATTAAATTTTATGCAGTTTTCAGAATTTCGACGAATGGCTAGCTGAGCTAACATATTTCGTTTAATAGTGTTTCCTGTGAttggtttttatattattaatttcactgAACTTCGCACTTAGCGTCCCAGTGATGCAAAGATAATACTTGTAGCATAAAACGAGGCAGCGAATGGAATTTAATGTCTCCATTGCTGTCTTTCATTTGAGACAACTGAAATAAAAAcgattatatgaaatttatgcacatatatatatgtgcaAAATTAGTAAATAGAATTCTTTCAGGGTTAAATTTtaccaataatttattttggttttattttgatGCCAAAATAAGTCCGCTGGTAGACTTGTACTCCAACCTAAATCAttcgcaataaaaataaactttctcCATTCGTCatctaacaataaaaaaaagatcaCATTTTTGATCACACTCTGCTTGACGTTTGCTactatttttgaaatatatatcaatcGAGTCAGTTTTTCTACATCATGAGGCAATTCTTTACAAGCGTCTGAGACACATAAATGTAAGGAATGGCAAAGACATTTTAGCACGATAATACCTGGCACAGTTGTCTAAACTGCGAGGACACTGAATTACGACAGCCCATCATAGTATTACAGTATTACAGCCATCTGATCCAAAtccaattatattttctacagGTATATTGCCGCCttgaaatgattttatttcagCCGCAGCTGAGTAATCACAAATAAGTCCAGCATTCGTATCATTACAAATTTGAATAAGATCCCAGGATCGACTTACTATACGATACAGATTTTTTGTCAGGTTTTAGCCACTTACGAAAATTGTACCTCAGTgggcaactggttccacatagtggtggtgcgt includes these proteins:
- the LOC123713080 gene encoding uncharacterized protein LOC123713080; the protein is MMLKSTILTIIVCSLPAAVLCVRCYQCASSQNLKEDTCGAYKKFDTDSHIAVECNSDESHMPGSFCMKRTHQGPKGFIWDGRWRQVIRRCASVAETGVTGVCNWGVYDNGVYWEDCYCSSDECNGTSGITSSLLPVISLIICILIYFS